A region of Streptomyces sp. NBC_01788 DNA encodes the following proteins:
- a CDS encoding RelA/SpoT family protein, with the protein MPDEAQPLTAAKPESASAPAAKPAQHAKSDNRGTAEHAQSAPVGKTGEAARPKPAQPVVRPSAGQPGRSGSSNRVRARLARLGVQRANPYNPVLEPLLRIVRSNDPKIENSTLRQIERAYQVAERWHRGQKRKSGDPYITHPLAVTTILAELGMDPATLMAGLLHDTVEDTEYGLDQLRRDFGDTVALLVDGVTKLDKVKFGEAAQAETVRKMVVAMAKDPRVLVIKLADRLHNMRTMRYLKREKQEKKARETLEIYAPLAHRLGMNTIKWELEDLAFAILYPKMYDEIVRLVAERAPKRDEYLAIVTDEVQADLRAARIKATVTGRPKHYYSVYQKMIVRGRDFAEIYDLVGIRVLVDTVRDCYAALGTVHARWNPVPGRFKDYIAMPKFNMYQSLHTTVIGPSGKPVELQIRTFDMHRRAEYGIAAHWKYKQEAVAGASKVRTDAPKSSAKDKDAINDMAWLRQLLDWQKETEDPGEFLESLRFDLSRNEVFVFTPKGDVIALPAGATPVDFAYAVHTEVGHRTIGARVNGRLVPLESTLDNGDLVEVFTSKAAGAGPSRDWLGFVKSPRARNKIRAWFSKERRDEAIEQGKDAIVRAMRKQNLPIQRILTGDSLVTLAHEMRYSDISALYAAIGEGHVSAQNIVQKLVQALGGEEAATEEIDESVPPSRGRARKRRSSADPGVVVKGVDDVWVKLARCCTPVPGDPIIGFVTRGSGVSVHRSDCVNVESLSREPERILDVEWAPTQSSVFLVAIQVEALDRSRLLSDVTRVLSDQHVNILSAAVQTSRDRVATSRFTFEMGDPKHLGHVLKAVRGVEGVYDVYRVTSARSRA; encoded by the coding sequence TTGCCAGACGAGGCCCAGCCACTGACCGCCGCCAAGCCCGAGTCCGCCTCGGCGCCCGCGGCGAAGCCCGCGCAGCACGCGAAGAGCGACAACCGTGGGACGGCCGAGCACGCCCAGTCGGCCCCCGTCGGCAAGACGGGTGAGGCCGCGCGTCCCAAGCCGGCGCAGCCCGTCGTGCGCCCCTCCGCAGGCCAGCCCGGCCGCTCCGGCTCCTCGAACCGCGTCCGCGCCCGCCTCGCCCGCCTCGGCGTGCAGCGCGCCAACCCGTACAACCCGGTGCTGGAGCCGCTGCTGCGGATAGTGCGCAGCAACGATCCGAAGATCGAGAACTCGACCCTGCGCCAGATCGAGCGCGCCTACCAGGTCGCCGAGCGCTGGCACCGCGGCCAGAAGCGCAAGAGCGGCGACCCGTACATCACGCACCCGCTCGCTGTCACCACCATCCTCGCCGAGCTCGGCATGGACCCGGCCACCCTGATGGCGGGGCTGCTGCACGACACCGTCGAGGACACCGAGTACGGCCTCGACCAGCTGCGCCGCGACTTCGGCGACACCGTCGCCCTGCTCGTCGACGGCGTCACCAAGCTGGACAAGGTCAAGTTCGGCGAGGCCGCGCAGGCCGAGACCGTGCGCAAGATGGTCGTCGCCATGGCCAAGGACCCCCGCGTCCTGGTCATCAAGCTCGCCGACCGCCTGCACAACATGCGCACCATGCGCTATCTCAAGCGGGAGAAGCAGGAGAAGAAGGCCCGCGAGACGCTCGAGATCTACGCCCCGCTCGCCCACCGGCTGGGCATGAACACCATCAAGTGGGAGCTGGAGGACCTCGCCTTCGCGATCCTCTACCCGAAGATGTACGACGAGATCGTCCGCCTCGTCGCCGAGCGCGCCCCCAAGCGCGACGAGTACCTCGCGATCGTGACCGACGAGGTCCAGGCCGACCTGCGCGCCGCGCGCATCAAGGCGACCGTCACCGGCCGCCCCAAGCACTACTACAGCGTCTACCAGAAGATGATCGTCCGCGGCCGCGACTTCGCGGAGATCTACGACCTGGTGGGCATCCGCGTCCTCGTCGACACGGTCCGCGACTGCTACGCCGCCCTCGGCACGGTGCACGCGCGATGGAACCCGGTCCCCGGCCGGTTCAAGGATTACATCGCGATGCCCAAGTTCAACATGTACCAGTCGCTGCACACGACGGTCATCGGCCCCAGCGGCAAGCCGGTCGAGCTGCAGATCCGCACCTTCGACATGCACCGCCGCGCCGAGTACGGCATCGCCGCGCACTGGAAGTACAAGCAGGAGGCCGTGGCCGGCGCCTCGAAGGTGCGCACCGACGCGCCGAAGAGCTCCGCCAAGGACAAGGACGCCATCAACGACATGGCGTGGCTGCGGCAGTTGCTGGACTGGCAGAAGGAGACCGAGGACCCCGGCGAGTTCCTGGAGTCGCTGCGCTTCGACCTGTCCCGCAACGAGGTCTTCGTCTTCACGCCCAAGGGCGACGTCATAGCGCTCCCGGCGGGCGCCACCCCGGTCGACTTCGCGTACGCCGTCCACACCGAGGTCGGCCACCGCACCATAGGGGCGCGCGTCAACGGCCGGCTCGTGCCGCTGGAATCGACCCTGGACAACGGCGACCTGGTCGAGGTCTTCACCTCCAAGGCGGCCGGCGCCGGACCCTCCCGCGACTGGCTCGGCTTCGTCAAGTCCCCGCGCGCCCGCAACAAGATCCGGGCCTGGTTCTCCAAGGAACGGCGGGACGAGGCGATCGAGCAGGGCAAGGACGCCATCGTCCGCGCGATGCGCAAGCAGAACCTGCCGATCCAGCGCATCCTGACCGGTGACTCCCTGGTCACGCTCGCGCACGAGATGCGCTACTCCGACATCTCCGCGCTCTACGCGGCGATCGGCGAGGGGCACGTCTCCGCGCAGAACATCGTGCAGAAGCTGGTGCAGGCGCTCGGCGGCGAGGAGGCGGCCACCGAGGAGATCGACGAGAGCGTGCCGCCCTCGCGCGGACGCGCCCGCAAGCGCCGCTCCAGCGCCGACCCGGGTGTCGTCGTCAAGGGCGTGGACGACGTCTGGGTCAAGCTGGCCCGCTGCTGCACTCCGGTGCCCGGCGACCCGATCATCGGGTTCGTCACGAGGGGTAGTGGTGTATCGGTTCATCGCAGTGACTGCGTCAACGTGGAGTCACTGTCGCGTGAGCCGGAGCGCATCCTCGACGTCGAGTGGGCGCCCACTCAGTCCTCGGTCTTCCTGGTCGCCATCCAGGTCGAGGCCCTCGACCGCTCCCGCCTGCTCTCGGACGTCACACGCGTGCTGTCCGACCAGCACGTCAACATCCTCTCCGCGGCCGTCCAGACCTCCCGCGACCGCGTCGCCACCTCCCGCTTCACCTTCGAGATGGGCGACCCCAAGCACCTGGGGCACGTCCTGAAGGCCGTACGGGGCGTGGAGGGCGTCTACGACGTCTACCGCGTCACCTCGGCACGCAGCCGGGCATAG
- a CDS encoding adenine phosphoribosyltransferase yields MTDIQELLLSRIRDVADYPEPGVIFKDITPLLADPAAFTVLTDALAEVGMREGATKVVGLEARGFILGAPVALRAGLGFIPVRKAGKLPGATLSQAYDLEYGSAEIEVHAEDLSAGDRVLVVDDVLATGGTAEASIQLIRRAGAEVAGVAVLMELGFLGGRARLEPALSGAPLESLLRL; encoded by the coding sequence ATGACCGACATCCAGGAGCTGCTGCTCAGCCGCATCCGTGACGTGGCCGACTACCCGGAGCCCGGGGTGATCTTCAAGGACATCACCCCGCTCCTGGCCGATCCCGCGGCGTTCACCGTCCTCACCGACGCGCTGGCAGAGGTGGGCATGCGCGAGGGGGCGACGAAGGTCGTCGGCCTGGAGGCCCGCGGCTTCATCCTCGGCGCCCCGGTCGCGCTCCGCGCGGGGCTCGGCTTCATCCCCGTGCGCAAGGCGGGCAAGCTTCCCGGAGCGACGCTGAGCCAGGCGTACGACCTGGAGTACGGCTCGGCGGAGATCGAGGTCCACGCCGAGGACCTGAGCGCCGGGGACCGTGTCCTCGTCGTCGACGACGTGCTCGCCACAGGCGGTACGGCGGAGGCGTCCATCCAGCTCATCCGGCGGGCGGGCGCGGAGGTCGCCGGAGTGGCGGTGCTGATGGAACTCGGTTTCCTCGGCGGCCGCGCCCGCCTGGAACCGGCGCTGTCGGGGGCCCCACTGGAGTCCCTTCTCCGCCTCTGA
- the secF gene encoding protein translocase subunit SecF — translation MSKLGNLGARLHHGEVGYDFIKNRKIWYGVSILITITAILGLAVRGLNMGIEFQGGAVFTTPKHMSATVAQAEDFAHGASGQESIVQKLGDGSLRIQIAGIETGKSDQIKEALAKDLKVNPEHINADLVGPSWGEQIANKAWQGLAIFMILVVIYLAIAFEWRMALAALVALIHDLTITTGVYALVGFEVTPGTVIGLLTILGYSLYDTVVVFDSLKEQTKDITRQTRWTYSEIANRSINGTLIRSINTTVVALLPVAGLLFIGGGVLGAGMLNDISLSLFVGLAAGAYSSIFIATPLVADLKELEPQMKALKKRVLAKRAQAAAQGESLDAEPAGVIADDDEEDAAHAVVGPRDQSVSRGRGRGRPSGKRR, via the coding sequence GTGTCCAAGCTCGGCAACCTCGGCGCCCGACTGCACCATGGTGAGGTCGGCTACGACTTCATCAAGAACCGCAAGATCTGGTACGGCGTCTCGATCCTGATCACCATCACGGCCATCCTGGGCCTGGCGGTGCGCGGCCTGAACATGGGCATCGAGTTCCAGGGCGGCGCGGTCTTCACCACGCCGAAGCACATGAGTGCGACGGTGGCCCAGGCCGAGGACTTCGCCCACGGCGCCTCCGGCCAGGAGTCGATCGTGCAGAAGCTCGGTGACGGCAGCCTGCGCATCCAGATCGCCGGCATCGAGACCGGGAAGTCCGACCAGATCAAGGAAGCCCTGGCCAAGGACCTCAAGGTCAACCCGGAGCACATCAACGCCGACCTGGTCGGTCCGAGCTGGGGCGAGCAGATCGCCAACAAGGCCTGGCAGGGCCTGGCGATCTTCATGATCCTGGTCGTGATCTACCTGGCGATCGCGTTCGAGTGGCGCATGGCCCTGGCCGCGCTCGTCGCGCTGATCCACGACCTGACGATCACCACCGGTGTCTACGCCCTCGTGGGCTTCGAGGTCACGCCCGGTACGGTGATCGGTCTGCTGACGATCCTCGGTTACTCGCTCTACGACACGGTCGTCGTCTTCGACAGCCTCAAGGAGCAGACGAAGGACATCACCCGGCAGACCCGCTGGACGTACAGCGAGATCGCGAACCGCTCGATCAACGGCACGCTGATCCGGTCCATCAACACCACCGTGGTGGCGCTGCTGCCGGTGGCGGGCCTGCTGTTCATCGGCGGCGGTGTGCTCGGCGCGGGCATGCTGAACGACATCTCGCTGTCGCTGTTCGTCGGCCTCGCGGCCGGTGCGTACTCCTCGATCTTCATCGCCACGCCGCTCGTCGCCGACCTCAAGGAGCTCGAGCCGCAGATGAAGGCCCTCAAGAAGCGCGTCCTCGCCAAGCGGGCGCAGGCGGCTGCGCAGGGCGAGTCCCTGGACGCGGAGCCCGCCGGTGTCATCGCCGATGACGACGAGGAGGACGCCGCGCATGCCGTGGTGGGTCCGCGCGACCAGTCCGTCTCCCGCGGCCGTGGCCGCGGCCGGCCCTCGGGGAAGCGCAGATGA
- the secD gene encoding protein translocase subunit SecD, which produces MAVSKKGRSASAQSKPGRSLALILIAIVALTGGMFLTGNTAPRLGIDLAGGTSITLRAVPERGQESAINKANMDTAVNIMERRVNGLGVSEAEVQTQGNDNIIVNIPKGTNSKQAREQVGTTAKLYFRPVLATDISGAAPAEPSPSTSHKATDKSTGEATPSGSPSPSASETQQGRPVTGGLTADATPSAGGSPAASTSASAPAAASPSPSGASGDANSKLQAEYAALDCSKQSVRVTAGKGALPAESTVACGKNSQGQWQKYLLGPAAVDGTDVKKADAVFNTQNGSGWIVTMEFTSKGATKFADITGKLAQNPSPQNQFAIVLDGDVVSDPYVHEALTGGSAEISGHFTQESAQSLSNMLSYGALPLTFKEDSVTTVTAALGGEQLHAGLIAGAIGLALVVIYLVVYYRGLAMIAIASLMISAVLTYALMSLLGPTIGFALNLPAVCGAIVAIGITADSFIVFFERIRDEIREGRSLRPAVERGWPRARRTVLVSDFVSFLAAAVLFIVTVGKVQGFAFTLGLTTLLDVVVIFLFTKPLMTILARHKFFASGHTWSGLDPKRLGAKPPLRRTRRSSAPIETKEA; this is translated from the coding sequence GTGGCTGTATCCAAAAAGGGACGCAGTGCGAGCGCCCAGAGCAAGCCGGGGCGCTCGCTGGCCCTCATTCTGATCGCCATCGTGGCGCTCACGGGAGGCATGTTCCTCACGGGCAACACCGCTCCGCGCCTGGGCATCGACCTGGCCGGCGGTACGAGCATCACGCTCCGGGCGGTTCCGGAGCGCGGTCAGGAATCCGCGATCAACAAGGCCAACATGGACACGGCCGTCAACATCATGGAACGGCGTGTCAACGGTCTCGGTGTCTCGGAAGCCGAGGTTCAGACCCAGGGGAACGACAACATCATTGTCAACATCCCCAAGGGCACCAACTCCAAGCAGGCGCGGGAGCAGGTCGGCACCACCGCGAAGCTGTACTTCCGTCCGGTACTCGCCACCGACATCTCCGGCGCCGCCCCGGCCGAGCCGTCGCCGAGCACCTCCCACAAGGCGACCGACAAGTCCACCGGCGAGGCGACCCCCTCCGGCTCCCCGAGCCCCTCGGCCTCCGAGACCCAGCAGGGCCGCCCGGTCACCGGCGGCCTGACGGCGGACGCCACCCCGTCCGCCGGCGGATCCCCGGCAGCCTCGACGAGCGCGTCGGCCCCGGCCGCCGCCAGCCCGTCCCCGAGCGGCGCCTCCGGTGACGCGAACAGCAAGCTCCAGGCCGAGTACGCCGCCCTGGACTGCAGCAAGCAGTCCGTGCGCGTCACCGCGGGCAAGGGCGCGCTGCCCGCCGAGTCGACGGTCGCCTGCGGCAAGAACTCGCAGGGCCAGTGGCAGAAGTACCTGCTCGGCCCCGCCGCGGTGGACGGCACCGACGTGAAGAAGGCGGACGCCGTCTTCAACACGCAGAACGGCTCCGGCTGGATCGTGACCATGGAGTTCACCTCCAAGGGCGCCACGAAGTTCGCCGACATCACCGGCAAGCTGGCCCAGAACCCCTCGCCGCAGAACCAGTTCGCCATCGTCCTGGACGGCGACGTCGTCTCCGACCCGTACGTCCACGAGGCGCTGACCGGCGGCAGCGCGGAGATCTCCGGCCACTTCACCCAGGAGAGCGCGCAGAGCCTCTCCAACATGCTGTCCTACGGCGCGCTGCCGCTGACCTTCAAGGAGGACAGCGTCACCACCGTCACCGCCGCGCTCGGCGGTGAGCAGCTGCACGCCGGCCTGATCGCGGGCGCCATCGGCCTCGCCCTGGTCGTGATCTACCTGGTGGTCTACTACCGCGGGCTGGCGATGATCGCCATCGCCTCCCTGATGATCTCCGCGGTCCTCACCTACGCGCTCATGTCGCTGCTCGGCCCGACCATCGGCTTCGCGCTGAACCTGCCGGCCGTGTGCGGTGCGATCGTCGCGATCGGTATCACCGCGGACTCGTTCATCGTGTTCTTCGAACGCATAAGGGACGAGATCCGCGAGGGCCGCTCGCTGCGTCCCGCCGTGGAGCGCGGCTGGCCGCGGGCCCGGCGCACGGTCCTCGTCTCGGACTTCGTGTCGTTCCTGGCCGCCGCCGTGCTGTTCATCGTGACCGTCGGCAAGGTGCAGGGCTTCGCGTTCACGCTCGGTCTGACCACGCTGCTCGACGTGGTCGTCATCTTCCTGTTCACCAAGCCGCTGATGACGATCCTCGCCCGCCACAAGTTCTTCGCCAGTGGTCACACCTGGTCCGGTCTGGACCCCAAGCGCCTGGGTGCGAAGCCTCCGCTGCGCCGCACCCGCCGGTCCTCCGCCCCCATCGAGACGAAGGAGGCGTGA
- the yajC gene encoding preprotein translocase subunit YajC encodes MSLVTLLPFIVLIGAMFLMTRSAKKKQQQAADMRDQMQPGSGVRTIGGMYATVKEVNDDTVLLDAGPGVDLLFAKNAIATVLTDDEYNRIVHGIEHDLKSDADLVPDDASSLTGTDEPADASDDKAVDLGKKEAAEEPADAAEAKAEDEPKKTEGDSEAK; translated from the coding sequence GTGAGTCTCGTGACCCTCCTCCCGTTCATCGTGCTCATCGGGGCCATGTTCCTGATGACCCGGTCGGCCAAGAAGAAGCAGCAGCAGGCCGCGGACATGCGCGACCAGATGCAGCCCGGTAGTGGTGTCCGCACCATCGGGGGCATGTACGCCACGGTCAAGGAGGTCAACGACGACACGGTCCTCCTCGACGCGGGCCCGGGCGTCGACCTGCTGTTCGCCAAGAACGCGATCGCGACCGTCCTGACGGACGACGAGTACAACCGCATCGTCCACGGCATCGAGCACGACCTGAAGTCCGACGCCGACCTCGTCCCCGACGACGCCTCCTCCCTCACCGGTACCGACGAGCCCGCCGACGCCTCCGACGACAAGGCCGTCGACCTCGGCAAGAAGGAAGCGGCCGAGGAGCCGGCGGACGCCGCCGAGGCGAAGGCCGAGGACGAGCCGAAGAAGACCGAGGGCGACTCCGAGGCGAAGTAG
- the ruvB gene encoding Holliday junction branch migration DNA helicase RuvB produces the protein MNWDDTTDTPAAGPAAERLVGSAADGEDQAVEAALRPKDLGEFIGQEKVREQLDLVLRAARARGATADHVLLSGAPGLGKTTLSMIIAAEMGAPIRITSGPAIQHAGDLAAILSSLQEGEVFFLDEIHRMSRPAEEMLYMAMEDFRVDVIVGKGPGATAIPLELPPFTLVGATTRAGLLPPPLRDRFGFTAHMEFYGPAELERVVHRSANLLDVRIEGDGAAEIAGRSRGTPRIANRLLRRVRDYAQVKADGTITREIAAAALAVYEVDARGLDRLDRAVLEALLKLFGGGPVGVSTLAVAVGEERETVEEVAEPFLVREGLLARTPRGRVATPAAWAHLGLTPPGTQAAGNGQQGLFGA, from the coding sequence GTGAACTGGGACGACACGACCGACACGCCCGCCGCCGGCCCCGCGGCGGAGCGGCTGGTGGGCTCCGCCGCCGACGGTGAGGACCAGGCCGTCGAGGCCGCGCTGCGCCCCAAGGACCTGGGCGAGTTCATCGGCCAGGAGAAGGTCCGCGAACAGCTCGACCTCGTGCTGCGCGCCGCCCGGGCGCGCGGCGCCACCGCCGACCACGTGCTGCTGTCCGGCGCCCCCGGCCTGGGCAAGACCACCCTGTCCATGATCATCGCGGCCGAGATGGGCGCCCCCATCCGCATCACCTCGGGCCCCGCCATCCAGCACGCGGGCGACCTCGCGGCCATCCTGTCCTCCCTCCAGGAGGGCGAGGTGTTCTTCCTCGACGAGATCCACCGCATGTCGAGGCCCGCCGAGGAGATGCTCTACATGGCGATGGAGGACTTCCGCGTCGACGTGATCGTCGGCAAGGGACCCGGCGCCACCGCCATCCCGCTCGAACTGCCCCCCTTCACCCTCGTCGGCGCCACGACACGCGCCGGACTGCTGCCGCCCCCGCTGCGCGACCGCTTCGGCTTCACCGCGCACATGGAGTTCTACGGGCCGGCGGAGCTGGAGCGCGTCGTCCACCGCTCGGCGAACCTCCTGGACGTCCGGATCGAGGGCGACGGAGCCGCCGAGATCGCCGGCCGCTCCCGGGGCACCCCGCGCATCGCCAACCGCCTGCTGCGCCGCGTCCGCGACTACGCGCAGGTCAAGGCCGACGGGACCATCACGCGCGAGATCGCCGCCGCGGCCCTGGCCGTCTACGAGGTCGACGCCCGAGGCCTGGACCGGCTCGACCGGGCGGTCCTCGAGGCCCTGCTGAAGCTGTTCGGCGGCGGCCCGGTCGGCGTGTCCACGCTCGCGGTCGCCGTGGGGGAGGAGCGCGAGACCGTCGAGGAGGTCGCCGAGCCCTTCCTCGTTCGCGAGGGCCTGCTCGCCCGCACCCCGCGCGGCCGTGTCGCCACGCCCGCGGCCTGGGCACACCTCGGCCTGACCCCGCCCGGCACGCAAGCTGCGGGAAACGGACAACAGGGCCTGTTCGGGGCGTGA